The DNA region ATAGCGGCAGATTCAAAATCCAGTGAAACTGTCAACTTAGAAGAAATGGCTAAAGAAAAAGGGGTCACGTTAGATGAACTGATTGATCAGCTTGAAAAAGAAGGAAAGCTGACAAAAGCTGCTGAAACAACAGAGGCCAAGCAAGTAGAAACAAGCAATAAATAATATATAGAGTAACTGGAGCTGTCACAAAAGTAAACTTCTGCTAAGAGGGAGCTTTTGAAACAGCTCTGTTGTTCGTGAGAAGAGAAAAAAATATGGAGATCAAGAGTACAAACTAACCGTTATCGGTATTTATAATGCGGGGTATGATGATTTCTTTGAATAGCAAGAAAGTGGAATCCATCTTATATGAGGTGGTCTTTTTTATTCGTAAGGTGTCATATACAATTATACCATGTGCCAAGATCGAGCTGCATAGTATCAAAAATTCAGACCCTATAGGTTCTATTTGTCATGTACATTTTTATCATGTATGGGTTAGTCTAGTGAAAAAATAATTAATATTCATCTACAGTTGGCTGTAATGAGTTCTTAAGTTGATGGATATGTATGGTAACCCCTAACGTAGGAAAATCGGCTTTTTATTTTCCAAAAAATGTCTTATCGTGGGTTTTATGTCATTTGGTTGGCGGGACCCCATGTCCATCAACTTAAGAATCTATACTACCACCAAGAGTAAAAAAACGTTATTCCTTCTAAACAAGCTAGATAGAAAGGATGTCGTTTTTTATGAATCTTTCGATTCAAGATGAACTACAATTATTTGCTGAAGAGCTACGCCGCCATTTAACCCCTTCTCTTTTGGAAGACCTCGCAAAAGAATTAGGTTTTGTAAAAAGAAAACGAAAATTTTTTGGAAACGAATTAGCTACCAATTGTATCTGGGTGTCAGGCCGCTCTGTATCGACTTGAATAGAGTTCTTTTTATTTGTAATTAAATCCCAGAATCGATTCCATATCTGTATATAAAAGAAACCGAAGTCTTGGTTCAGACTTCGGTTTTTCAACGTATAATAAATTACACAAATTATTAATCACTGCCTAAATGGCTCCCCCATTTAGCGACACCTGTTTATGCTTTTTGAAACTTTACCATCTAAGTATTTAATAACGTGTAGCATAAACTTCTTGATATCTAATATTAACATTTAGATATATTAATTAATAGTCTTGTTTACTCTATTAATAATATTTAGAATTTAAAAAAGGAAGGGTATATCAAACACCTGAAAATCACAAACGTATGGAGGACATGAATTTGAAGTTTAAGAAAACAGTATTAGGACTCCTATCTGGTATCTTTTTAACGATGACAGTAGGTAATGCAGCAGTAGCAGAAACTGATCCAGTCAATGAAAAAGCTTATATGGCCGCTTTTGAACAGTTGGTTGTAGAAATGGATAACGGTCAGATTCAAAATGAAGAAGAAGGTAATAAAAGATTTGATGAGTTAGTAATTGAAAAGGAAAGCAATCCTAATACACGAGTAAAACGTAGTGCTAGTATTGCAGGTGCTTTAGGAAAAAGTGCTGAAATGCAAGCATGTCTGAGATCAATAGGTGCTTATAAATGTGGGCAAGCAAGATTAAATGTTAATGCAGCTATTAATATGGCTAAAGCATATTATCCAAGCAGTACTCATAATGGAAAAGGGGACGCATTTAGACATTCCTATTGGAATGCTCTTATGTGTAAAAGTATAGGTTGCTCTAATGCTAAAATTGTAGCAGATAACCATGAAAGATATAATCCAGGTCCTCAAAAAGAACATGATATGGATTACTATAATAATCAAAAAGGGCGCGACATGTATCAATGGAGAGTGCATAACGGTTGGTCTGTAAGTCCGCAAGCTATGGCTGATAATTTAAGACAAGATATACGTAATGGACTTTTAAAATATATTAGTTATCAGTATGACTCTAACGGGTCACTCTGGTGGACAAATCAATAAACCATTAATTTGAGGGGACCTAAATTATGAAAAAAATTTATATACTTTTTTCAGGATTGGTATTTTTATGTTTATGCCTAGTTATAATCATATACTATAATAATTATACAAAAAATGAGTATATCATTTTCAGTTCATCAAAGAATCCTATTCTGATTGAAAAATTAGAAAAAAATAAAATCCCCTACAAAATCGATAAAAGTGGAAATGTAAAAATCATGGAAAAGGACACTGAAAAAGCAACGCTTTGTTGCACCTAACCCATGATAAACCATATAAAAAAAGGTCTGCTCATACTTGAGCAGACCTTTTTGGTGAAAATTGATTCTGTTGGATTAAATCTATAGGTTTTGTTGCAAAGAATTTTAAATAGAGTTAACCTGTAGGGCACACTATACATGAGGTCACCATATCATTTTGAGAAAATTGTACGCTAAGGCTATATCCCTTGATATAACAAAGATTTCGTTATAAGAACCGAAAACGGTCGTTTAAGGAACTTTGTTAACGTACGAAATTCGCGTTTCGTTATCGAGACCCCATCGCCGTCAAGTTAAGAAATTAATTGTTCCCCCTAAATGAAAATTTTCTTTCTCTACAGGTAGTTATTCTGAGAAGTCAGCTCATTTTTTCGTTTTGAGGACATTTATTTTTCTTAAGTTGATGGATATGGGGTGCAAAGCGTTTTTTCAAGAAAGCTTTGCAGTTTTTTCATGTTTCAAAGCCCCGTGTGATTACAGTGGACAAAAACCCGGCCTATCCTATAGCGATTGAAGAGTTGAAGACAGAGAAAAAGATGCCTGTAGGCATCCAAATAAGGCAGGTAAAATACCTTAATAACATTGTAGAGCAAGATCATCGTTTTATTAAAAAGAGAGTTCGTTCAATGTTAGGATTGAAATCTTTTCGTACAGCTAAATCTATTCTTTCAGGAATAGAAGCGATGCATATCATTAAAAAAGGCCAACTTATTTTACGGGACAAGTCTGTCCAGAATGAAGTGAAGTTTATTCATCAACTATTCGGAATGTCTGCATAAGAATAGATGCCATTAGGAATATATATATACCTCTTTTAAATAAATGCAATCTTTGCACCAGAACCGTTTGAAGTGCATTTCTCATAGATAAAAAAGAGTTGTTCGATTGAACAACTCTTTTTTATCTATAATTTTATTTATAATTAGAATTTGTCAAAAAGGATATAAAACATAATATACTTACATTGACTATAAGCGCAAATATAGTCATAAAATCATTTAAAGGCATTAGTAGAAAGAAGAGTGTAAATATTGCTGAAACAAGTGGAATAAATTTTTGTGAATTACTAATCTCTTTATTTTTATGTAGCTGATAAGATTTTAAAAAGATGATTAATAAAACAAAAGATGTCGGAACTAATCCTAAATATCCCCAACCATCTTCAATAAACCATGGTAAAGAGCGCATTCGAGATGTGAAAATAAATAAATTTAATATTAACATACTAGCTATTATAATATTTAAACGCGAAATGATTGTTATTTTCTTCATTTTAATTACTCCCCAAAATTTAATTTATTTAAGATTTTTGCTGTGACATCAATCAAAGATTACTTAATAAGTTTTTTCAGGTGAATCTATTATAATTATTTTGTTATTTCTATAAATCTTTTTTCAAGTTCATTTAATTCAAATGAACTACATATTCTATGATTTTCTTTGTTTAAAATTCGGTAATGTTGAGAAAGGATGTTTTGTTGTATTTTATAACCATTCAACTCTTTTAGTTCTCGCCACCATAGTTTTCCTCCTAAAGTCTTTGGGAAACTATTATTATAATTTGTAAAAGCAATTGTTTTGATAATCTCGTTAATATCGTCTCCAAAAGTCATATGGACTATATCGCTATCTTCAAAAAGAGTGACCACACATACTGCGCCTGTCCATGTGAGACTGCGTCTCCCTTTTTCTATTTCTATTAAGGTTTTTTTGGATAAACCGATAATTTCAGACATTTTATCTTGTGATAAATCATTTTCAATACGAATAAGTTTTAATTTTTCATTTACTAATTGAATAAATTCTTGTTTATCCATAATATCTCTCCTTTTCTTATGGTGTAATTTTACACTATAAGAGTGTTTTTGTCTATAATAGTGTGATTTTACACTTTGATTTTGTGATATTTATTTTTTAAAAACAGGAGTTCCACCACATCGCTATCAAGCTAATAAAAAGAAATACCCTCAAAATGAATAAAATACGTTATTCTTTCTGTAGAATCATAGGAAAGGATGGCGTTTTTTGTATGTCTATTTCTGTATCTGACGAACTACAACTATTTGCACAGGAGATTCAGAGTCTGTTATCCCCAAATACCTTACAGAATCTAGCTAGAGATGCTGGGTTTGTACAGCGAACAAGTAAGTATCGAGCACAAGATTTAATAGCTTTATGCGTATGGATAAGCCAAAGTGTAGCTACTCTGTTCTTCTATCATGTTTCAAATGTGCCAATTAGGGGTCACCATACACGCCCATCAACTTAAGAGTGTACCAAACTGAACTTTTGTTCAGCCGGGTTAAAACATTCTTAAAATAGAAGTATATTCTTAAAAATGCGCATACCAAATAAACCCTAACGGGTTTCACTTTTTTAATTATGCAATTTTTTTGTTTTCTCAATCCATTATACTCATAGACAACACCCATAATATCAAAGACAGTCTTCTTCTCATATCTGTGAGATTTTCGTCCATTTTTCTGTAGAAGATGGAACAGGCGGATTAAAATCTTTGTTATTTCTCGGGTGTTTTGCTGTATAGCTTGATAAAGAATGTATAGATGGTCTTGAATCATTCCAATGGCTTTATATTCGCTTAATTCTCTTTTCTTCTTTTGTAAAATTAATTGTCGCATCTTAAACATAGTAGAAGAACATAAAAAAATAGCGATGAGTTTTCCATAAATGTTGCATTCTAATCGCTCTCGTTTGATATTGTGCCAATCATGAATTTGAAATAAGGATTTCCAAGTTTTAAAGATAATTTCAATCTGCCAGCGGAGGGAATAAAAATCATGTATTTGTTCCATCGGAACCCATTCCAAAGCTGTATTGGTAACATAAATGTTCATACCAGCTAATCGTTTGCTTTTCTCTGAGTACGTAATACCCTTTTTACTTTCGGTATACACTTGTTTTTTTTTACGTTCTCGAAGTTGTTTTTCAGTTAATCGATATATAATAACGCGTGTAAATAGTTTTTTATCCTTTCCAATATAAGCATCTGTTATTTCATAGACCTGTCCTGGTTTTAAGGTATTCATAATGTGTTCTAAATCAACTTTGATGTACTGAGACTGTTTTTTTACTGTCCCATTTCGAAAGTATTCAGGAAACTCATTTTTGATATACACCATATTATTTAATTTCAGCCGCAATATATAATATACCCCACGTTGGTCCATTTGATCTAAATCGTCCAGTGAATAATAACCCAAATCTCGAATACAAAGGTCGCCAGGCCGTAATGTCGCTAAACATTCTGTTCCAAAGGTTTTATCATTATTCTTCCCTGGTTCAACTTGAAAATTTAAAAACTGCCCACTATGTAAATCATATTCCAATTGAATCTTTATACCTACTGTTTGTGCACAACCACCCGAACCGGGATACACACTAGCTAAGTGTTTTAGCACTTGAAAAATCGTTGCATCTAAAATGCGAATTCGTTGAAAATGGGTTAGTGAAGAACTTGGAATCACTGAAGTTTCATAAACTTTATTTTTTAATAATGCAGAGAAAACATGTTTTAAAAAACAAACAGCTTTTTTATTGAACCGTTTATTTAGTCCTTCTGGACTAATAAGAGTTCCTGTAGCTGCATGTAGTTGACTACACAGTCTAACTACAGAATCACTCGCTATCCGTTGACTCATCCAAACACAAATAGTGGCTAAGTCATGTCCTGAAAATTTGCGCTTTCGTTGAACAAAATCTAACTCTCTAGCAAGCTCTTCTAAAAATGAAGGAGTAAAATATTGATATAATTCCTCAGCAAATAATTGGAGTTCATCTTGAATCGAAAGATTCATAAAAAATGCCATCCTTTCTGCATATTTCTACAAAAAGAATAGCGATTTTTTCGCTATATGGATACAAATTTATCTTAACTTGATGGTGATGTATAGTGACCCCAAATATGCCCCAAAAACTTTACAGTAATAATTCTCATGTTACCTCGCTGGTTATTAGGATATTTTTTCTTACTATATGCATACTAAACGTACTATAAAAGGTGCATAGAAAGTGAGGGAATCATGGCTAAATTTTTGAAGCGTTTAAAATATAGAGACAATCCTAAGTCATTTTCAATACGAGACAATACTCATTTTCAGAAAAAAAATATTGAAGACTCCCTCTTAGGCGCTGATTTATCGAAAAACATAGCTGATATTCAGAATATATTTCGTCAAGCACCTGATTTAGTGATTCGCCGGTTTCAAATAAAAGCAGATGGATTAGAAGCCGCTTTAGTATATTTGTCTGGATTAACAGATAAAGAATTGATTCAAAATCATGTTCTAAGTCCTTTGATGAATAGTGATTTTGATACCAATACGGAACTTCCAATTCCATTAGGACAAATCAAAATTATTAATACGTGGAGTCAGATTGAAAATGCTATTTTTGGAGGAGATAGTGTTTTATTAATCCACAGTCGAACAACAGCACATCAATTGGATACGAAA from Bacillus mycoides includes:
- a CDS encoding DUF6973 domain-containing protein produces the protein MNLKFKKTVLGLLSGIFLTMTVGNAAVAETDPVNEKAYMAAFEQLVVEMDNGQIQNEEEGNKRFDELVIEKESNPNTRVKRSASIAGALGKSAEMQACLRSIGAYKCGQARLNVNAAINMAKAYYPSSTHNGKGDAFRHSYWNALMCKSIGCSNAKIVADNHERYNPGPQKEHDMDYYNNQKGRDMYQWRVHNGWSVSPQAMADNLRQDIRNGLLKYISYQYDSNGSLWWTNQ
- a CDS encoding helix-turn-helix transcriptional regulator, with the translated sequence MDKQEFIQLVNEKLKLIRIENDLSQDKMSEIIGLSKKTLIEIEKGRRSLTWTGAVCVVTLFEDSDIVHMTFGDDINEIIKTIAFTNYNNSFPKTLGGKLWWRELKELNGYKIQQNILSQHYRILNKENHRICSSFELNELEKRFIEITK